From the genome of Rhizobacter sp. AJA081-3:
GCAGAGAGCACCAGCGCGCTGATGGCCACCACGGCCATCACCAGCACCGGCACGATCAGCCGCCACGACAGGCCGGCGAAGAAGATCACGTACATGCCGGCCGACAGCACCAGGATCGCCGTGCCCAGGTCAGGCTGCTTGACGATCAGGCCCACCGGCACGCCCAGCAGCAGCAGGGCGACAACGAAGTCCGGCGCGCGCAGCTGGCCCTCGCGCCGCTGGAACCACCAGGCCAGCATCAGCGGCATGGCGATCTTCAGGATCTCGCTGGGCTGGATCACCATGCCCAGGTTGAGCCAGCGCGTCGCGCCCTTCTTGGTGATGCCGAAGATCGCCGTGGCCACCAGCAGCGCCACGCCCACCAGGTACAGCGGGACGGCCAGTGCCATCAGCTTCTGCGGCGGGACCTGCGCGACGACGAACAGGATGCCGAAGGCGATCAGCATGTTGCGCCCGTGGTCGACGAAGCGCGTGCCGTGGTCGAAGCCGGCCGAGAACATCGTCAGCAGGCCAGCGCCGGCCAGCAGCAGGATGGCCAGCGACAGCGGGCCGTCGAAGCCGGTGAACACCGGCGCGATGCGCTGCAGGATCGATGGCCGCTCGAAGGCGACGTTCATTGGCGCGGGGCGGGTGCGGGTGTTCATTTCGCGGGCGCGCCCTGCGACTCGCCCTGTGCGACGCGCTGCGTCGCCGGCACCGCCGGCGGCAGCGCGATCGCGGCGGCACCGGGCAGCAGCACCTCGATGGCGGGCCGCGGCTTGCCCACCGGCGTGGTCGACTTGCCCTCGCGGGTGAGCGCCAGATCCTCCTCGCTGGGCACGGTGCCGTTGAGCACGTAGTCGAACACGCGGCGCGACATCGGCGCAGCGGAGTCGGAGCCCCAGCCCGCGTTCTCGACGATCACCGCCACCGCGATGCTGGGCGCCTCCAGCGGCGCGAATGCCATGTACAGCGAGTGGTCGCGCTGGGCCTCCTCGAGCTTTGCGGCGTTGTACTTCTCGTTGGCCTTCACGCCGATGGCCTGCGCGGTGCCGGTCTTGCCGCCGCTCTTGTAGGTGGCGCCGAGGAAGGAGCGCACCGAGGTGCCCTCCTGCGTCAC
Proteins encoded in this window:
- the rodA gene encoding rod shape-determining protein RodA → MNVAFERPSILQRIAPVFTGFDGPLSLAILLLAGAGLLTMFSAGFDHGTRFVDHGRNMLIAFGILFVVAQVPPQKLMALAVPLYLVGVALLVATAIFGITKKGATRWLNLGMVIQPSEILKIAMPLMLAWWFQRREGQLRAPDFVVALLLLGVPVGLIVKQPDLGTAILVLSAGMYVIFFAGLSWRLIVPVLVMAVVAISALVLSADSICEPGVKWPLLRDYQKHRVCTLLDPSKDPLGKGFHTLQGMIAIGSGGIEGKGFMKGTQTHLEFIPERTTDFIFAAFAEEFGLAGCVALLLGFVFLIFRGLMIAADAPTMFTRLLAGSITLSFFTYAFVNMGMVSGILPVVGVPLPFISYGGTAMVTLGLGLGILMSVAKSRRLVQS